The DNA segment AATTCCGGCCACTTTGACGCTGAACTTGATCTAAAAGGGCTTAAAAGAATCACAAAAGCAAGCAGGGCCATTCGTGATTTTGTCCAAGAATACACGCTTAAGAACGGAAAGAATATTTATCTTTTAGGCGAAGGCCGCTTGATCAATTTGGCTGCGGCCGAAGGGCATCCGGCGTCGGTTATGGATATGAGTTTTGCCAATCAAGCTTTATCCGCCGAATATGTCGCGAAAAATTATAAAAACCTCCAAAGAAAAGTTTACAGTGTCCCCGAAGATATTGACCGCATGATCGCCAAATTAAAACTGCAAGCACTCGGCGTTAAAATAGATACGCTCACCGAAGAGCAGAAGAAATATCTTAGTAGCTGGGATATGGGAACATAGATTTGATGAGATAAGGTCTAGGGAGTTCTTATGAAAAAGGGTATCAAAAAGATCGGCGTACTTTGTTCCGGCGGTGACGGCCCGGGAATGAACGCGGCAATCCGCAGTGTGGTGCGCAGCAGCCTCGCTTACGGCATATCGGTCGGCGGAATTATGCGCGGTTACGAGGGATTGATCGACGATGAAATTATTGCGATGGATCATCGCTCCGTTTCCAACATTATCAATCGCGGCGGAACGATTCTTAAAACGGCGCGTTCCAAAAGATTTAAAACGCCCGAAGGAATGAAAAAGGCGTTCGATGTTTTTAAAAAACACCGCATGGATGGCTTGATCGTTATTGGCGGCGATGGAAGTTATCGCGGTGCTGATGAATTTTATAAAAGATATAAAGTGCCGGTCGTTGGAATGCCCGGAACGATCGACAATGATCTATGCGGCACCGATCAGACCATCGGTTGTTCTACGGCAGTTAATACGGCGCTAGAGGCTATCGACAAAATTCGCGATACGGCGCATAGCATGGAACGGATCTTTATTGTTGAGGTTATGGGAAATTCTTCCGGTTATATTGCGATGCAAGTTGCTTTAGGCTCTGGCGCTGAAAGCGTTATTATTCCGGAAAGAAAATTTGATTATGAAAAACTTTTTACCGATGTCCAGGAAGGGTATCGTAAGGGAAAAATAAGCTGGATCGTTATTACCGCCGAAGGCGCCGGCAAGGCTCCGGATGTCGCGAAGAAGATCATGCAAACAACGGGGCTGGAAACACGGTTCGTTGTCTTGGGCCATGTTCAGCGCGGCGGGGTTCCGACGGCGTCCGACAGGATTTTGGCAACACGTTTAGGCGTGGCGGCGGTTGAATTACTGCTCAAAGGCATTTACGGAAAATCCGTTGGGGTTTTACAGGAAAAGATCAGCGTTGTTCCATTAGCACAAGCTTGTCATCGAAAGAAAAGTTATATTGACGAATATGACCGTTTGATGAAGCTTTTAAGATAAACATACATTCAGATCTTTTAACCACGATTAAGCAACAACAAGAGGGAGGATTCAAACATGTCTCAAGCTTTGGATATTGATGTTTTGGTTAGTGAGTTAATTACCAACGATGATATTTCGGCGAAACAAAAGATCGTCGGCGAGATCTTTAAAATGGCTAAGGCCAAGGGTATTTTCTTGGCTTCCATTCATGATCTTTATAAAGCCCGCGGTGAAGGAAAGTGGAGCGATTTTACCGTTCCGGCGATGAATTTACGCTGTTTAACCTATTATTTGGCTAAGGCGATCTTTCGCGTTGCCAACAAAACCAATGCGGGCGCTTTTATCTTTGAAATCGCCAAATCCGAAATGGGCTATACTGGCCAACCGCCGATCGAATATACGGGCGTTATTTTAGCGGCTGCAGTTAAGGAGAATTTCTCCGGCCCTGTATTCATTCAAGGTGATCATTGCCAATTAAAAGCCAAAGCCTTTTTTGCTGATCCCAAAAAAGAAGTAACCGCGGTTAAGCATTTGCTGGAAGACTGCATTGCTTCTGGTTTTTATAATATCGACATCGATAGCTCAACTTTGGTTGATCTTGATAAAAAAACTACTGCCGAACAGCAGGAGAATAATTTCAAGGTCTGCGCTGAGCTGACGGAACATATTCGCAAAATTCAGCCTGAAGGCATTATGGTTTCTGCCGGAGGCGAGATCGGTGAAGTTGGCGGGAAAAATAGCACCGTAGAAGAATTAAAAGCGTTCATGGACGGTTACTTGGCTTGTTTACCGCCCGGAACCGAAGGGATCAGCAAAATCAGCATTCAAACCGGAACATCGCACGGCGGCGTGGTTTTACCCGACGGCACGATGGCTCAGGTGAAAGTTGATTTTGATTGCATTAAAACTTTGTCAAAATATGCGCGCGACAATTACGGGATTTCCGGCGCGGTGCAGCATGGTGCGTCCACCTTGCCGTCCAACGCCTTTGGAAAATTCCCGGAAATGGACACCGTCGAGATCCATTTAGCGACGAATTTCCAGAACATGATGTTTGACAGCGTTTTGTTCCCTAAAGAACTTAAGGAAAAAATGTATCTGTGGGTGAAAAAGAATTGCGCGGATGAAAAGAAAGCTAATCAAACCGAAGAGCAATTTGTTTATTCAGCCCGCAAAAAGGCTTTAGGGCCGTTCAAGAAAGAAATTTTCGCTTTGCCGGAAAAAATTAAAGAAGGCATTGCCCAAGAGATGGAAGCCAAATTTGATTTCCTCTTTAAACAGCTCAAAGTAGGAAATACAAAAGCGATCGTTGGGCAATTCATTAAACGCAAGGATGTTGAATTAGGGTTAAACAAACAAGCCAAAGCGATTTTAGATGGCGAGGGTGATGACTAATAAATGACGGCTCGGCTTACGCAGCGTTGTTGCGTAAGCCGATAGCCGGAATTTACCCCGCGTTTTGTTTTTGAAAAAACAGCGGGGGCGTAGGTTTCTAATTTAAGGAGAATGTTAATGGCTAAAATTTATTATGAGAAAGACACTGATTTAAATTTTATCAAAGATAAGACGATCGCGGTGATCGGTTATGGTATTCAAGGCCGCGGACAAGCCTTAAATTTACGCGACAGCGGTTTAAAAGTTATTATTGGCCAACGGGAAGGTTCGGTCAATTACGATCAAGCTAAGAAGGATGGTTTTGAGCCCATGGATGCCGCGGCCGCCGCAAAACAAGCGGACATTATTCAGATCTTGACGCAAGACCATGTTCAGGCTGAGATCTATAAGAAATCCATCAGAAAACATCTTAAAAAGGGGAAAACGTTGATGTTTTCTCACGGATTTAATATTCATTTTAAACAAATTGTCCCTTCGCCGGATGTGGATGTAGTAATGATCGCGCCCAAAGGGCCGGGTTCGTTGGTTCGTCGTCAATACGAAGAGGGAAAAGGAGTTCCTTGTTTGGTTGCCGTTCATCAAGACGCGTCAGGAAATGCGTTAAAGACTGCGCTCGCTTACGCGAATGGAATTGGCGGCGCTCGCGCCGGAATTCTTGAAACAACATTTAAAGAAGAAACCGAAACCGATCTTTTTGGCGAGCAAAGTGTTTTGTGCGGCGGTGCTTCAGAACTTATTAAAGCCGGATTTGATACGCTTGTGGAAGCCGGATATCAGCCGGAAATCGCGTATTTTGAATGCTTACACGAATTAAAGCTCATTACCGACCTTATTTATGAAGGCGGCTTGCAAGGAATGCGCAAGAAAGTTTCTGATACAGCCGAATACGGTGATTATACGCGCGGCCCGCGTGTTGTCGATGCTAAAACGCGTAAAACCATGAAGAAAATTCTAGGCGAAATCCAATCCGGAAAATTTGCCCGCGAATGGATTAGGGAAAATAAGCAAGGCCGCCCCAATTTCAATAAATACCGCGAAGAAACAGCTGCTCTACAAGTTGAGAAAGTCGGTGCAGAGCTTCGTGGTATGATGCCTTGGATGAAGAAGTAATTTAATCAAATCTTAGATTACGAGCCCCGCTATTTTGTTAGTAATCAAGAAGCGGGGCTCAGTCTTTAAAAATCGTTATGGACAAAATTCTTTACTTGAGCCTCGGAGGAATTGTCGGAACGCTGGCAAGATACGGCCTGGCGGGTGTGGTTTATCGATTTTTTGGGACGAGTTTCCCATTTGGGACATTTGCCGTAAATATTCTAGGATGTTTATTGGTCGGATTCTTTGCCTCTCTTTCAGATAAAAAGTTTCTACTCGATCCCAATACGCGTTTGCTGCTTATGGTTGGCTTTTGCGGGGCCTTTACTACTTTTTCCACGCTTATTTTAGAAACGGATCATTTACTTAAAGACGGTGAAATGATCAAAGCTTTTTTAAATATTTTGCTAAGCGTTGTGGTTGGTTTTATTGTTTTTAGGGTTGGCATTTTCTTGGGAAAAATCATATAATCATCAGAAAAGAGAATAGGCTATGAAAATTCCGGCAGACGGAAAATTACTAAGAATTTTTATCGGCGAGGCCGACAAATGGCAGGGCAAACCTCTCTACGAAGAGATCATTTATCTGGCTAAAAAAGAAAAAATGGCCGGGGCAACCGCCATCAAAGGTTTTATGGGTTTCGGCTGTAAAAGCCACTTGCATACGGCCAAGCTTTTAAGGCTTTCGGAAGATCTTCCGATCATCATTGAAATTGTGGACAGCGAAGAAAAGATCAATCAATTTTTGCCGCATTTAGATGAGATGGTCAAAGAAGGATTGATCACTTTAGAAAAAGCCAATGTGGTTATGTATCGGGCTTAAGAAATGAATACAGTTATGCAAAACAAAGCCGAAGTTCAAAATAATTCTACGATCAAGCTTCACCTCGGATGCGGGACGAATAAATTGTCCGGCTGGGTCAATATTGATTCTGTTAAAGACTGTCAGCCCGATTTAGTTCACGATATCATGCGTCCTTTGCCGTACGCGGACCAAACGGTCGATGAGATCTTAGCGGAAGACCTCCTCGAGCATTTTGATAAATATATGCGCTATATTGTTTTTGGCGATTGGGCGCGGGTTTTAAAAATCGGTGGCACAATAACCATTCGTGTGCCAAACTTTAAAAAGCTTCTTTTCCGGTATTTTAAATTTGGGTTTGATAATTTAGTGGATATGGCCTTTGGAGAGAATATGTGGCGTTCAGAAATTTATTTAGGGCATTTTGGCAATCACAAATGGGGTTATTCGCCCGAGAGTTTAAGCGCTTTTGTGAAAAATTTTGGCATTACTTCATCAAAAGTTACTCTCGAAGGCCTTAACATCAAGCTAGTCGGTTCCAAAGACCGACACGCGACCACTGATGAACTAAATAAACTGATGATTTACGCACATGCCAACAAAACGGGCCAAGGGAAACCATTCCTTTCGCTTGGGTTTGTTAGGGAAAAAATCAATAAATTTCAAAACTCAATTTAAAATAAAAGGTGATAAAAATGGACGACAAAAATAAAGTATTGATCTTTGATACAACGCTGCGCGACGGAGAACAGGCTCCGGGCGCCAGCATGAATGAAAAAGAAAAGTTAGAGATCGCTTACGCTTTGGAACGTTTGGGCGTTGACGTGATCGAGGCCGGATTTCCCGTTATCTCCGAAGGGGATTTCAATTCGGTCAAAAACATCTCAAAACATATTAAGAATTCTATCATTTGCGGTTTGGCGCGTTGTGTTAAAAAAGACATTGACGCGGCCTATGAAGCGGTAAAATCAGCCAAATATCCGCGCATTCATGTTTTCTTGGCGACATCCAAGATCCACTTGCAGTATAAATTAAAGAAAAGCGCCGATGAGATCTTGCAGATGGCGGTTGATTCGGTGAAATACGCCAAATCAAAAGTTTCTGATATTGATTTTTCTCCGGAAGATGCTTCGCGCAGCGAAAAAGATTTTCTCTATCGCGTATTGGAAGCGGTCATTGATGCCGGTGCCACAACGGTTAATATTCCCGACACGGTCGGTTATGCAACTCCAGCGGAATATGGGCAATTAATGGCGGATATCAAAAACAATGTTCCCAATATTGATAAAGCGATCATTTCAGCGCATTGCCACGACGATCTGGGCTTAGGCGTTGCTAACTCTTTAGCGGCGGTGATCGGCGGAGCGCGCCAAGTAGAATGTACCATTAACGGCATTGGCGAACGCGCCGGCAATGCTTCCATGGAAGAGATCGTAATGGCGATCAAAACGCGCGCTGATTTTTATAAGTGCTTTACGAATATCAATACACAGGAATTTTGCCGTATTTCGCGGTTGGTGAGCAAATATACGGGGTTCATTGTTCCTCCCAACAAAGCCATCGTCGGGGCCAATGCTTTTCGGCATGAATCCGGCATTCATCAAGACGGGATCTTAAAGGAACGCTCAACGTATGAGATCATGCATGGCGAAGATGTTGGTTTTATGGAAACGGGAATGGTGTTAGGAAAACATTCCGGTCGGCACGGATTTAAAGTCCGCTTGCAAGCGTTAGGAATTAATTTAAACGATGCGCAATTAGATAAAGCCTTTGATCGGTTCAAAAATATTGCCGATAAAAAGAAACAGGTTTTTGATGAAGACCTGATCGCCATTGTGGAAGATGAAACGAAATTAGTCCAGAACACCTGGCAATTAATTGACCTGACCATCACTAGCGGAACGAATATCGCGCCCAAGGCAAAGATCGTTTTGCAATCCAAGGGAAAAAAGCATGAGAATAGTTCTTCCGGCGACGGCCCGGTGGATGCCTGTTACAAGGCGATCGACGCTATTACGAAGATGAAAGGCGAGTTGTTGGATTATTCTATTCAATCTGTTACTCGCGGAAAAGACGCTTTGGGCGAGGTAATGGTGAAAGCGCGTTTTGCGGATAAAAAAGTGATCGGCCATGGCGCCAGCACTGATATCATTGAGGCCTCTGCTAAAGCGTATATCAACGCCATTAACAAAGCGCTTTCTAAGGATGTCGCGAACGACTAAATATTATGGAAGATCAAAAAACATATTACGGCTTAGTTGGCTATCCTGTTTCGCATAGCCTTTCGCCTTTAATGCATAATACGGCTTTTGCCGAGTTGGGCATTAAGGCTTCTTATGAGCTTTTTCCTCTTAAAGAAGAAGAGCTAGAGCCTTTTTTTAATCGCTTGAAGGAAAAAAGTTGCGATATCCAAGGTATCAATGTAACGGTTCCATATAAAGAAAAAGTGATCGGTTATCTTAATGGCGTAAGCCCTTACGCGCAAAAAGCCAAAGCCGTTAATACGGTGGTGATCTCTCCTCAACGAAGCCTTCAGGGTTTCAACACGGATGGGCCGGGATTTCTGACGCATCTGACAGAGCTGGGGTTTGACACAAAGGACAAAAAAATCGCCATGATCGGCTGCGGAGGGGTAGCGCGGGCGATCGTATCTGTCCTTTGCCTTTTGCCTGAGCGGCCGAAATTAATTACGATCTATGATGTTCAAAAAGAAAAAGCCGACGGGCTTATTAGCGATCTAGGTAGCCGTCTGGATGTAAGCATTGTAAAGAATGTCGGCGAGGTTTCTGATTTGGGCCTTAAAGAAGCTCAGTTATTGATCAACGCGACACCTATCGGCTTAAAAGAAGAAGATCCCTGCATCGTCGATGAAAAGGCTTTGCACGAAAAAATGCTTGTTTATGATGTGATCTATAATCCTTTGGAGACCAAGCTATTAAAAGCGGCAAAGAAAAAAGGTGCCAAAACGGCCAATGGATTAAAGATGCTTTATTATCAAGGGGTTTTGGCATTTCAACATTGGATGAATGCTGAGTTAGAGCCGGAAGTAAAAAACAAAATGTGGCAAAGCCTAGTGAAAGGGCTTTCGGCCCATTAAGGGATAAAATATGATAGAGACAATTTGGCCTTTGTTCATGTTTATTTTAGGATCGATGATCGGAAGCTTTCTTAATGTCTGCATCGTGCGCATGCCGCAGGAACGCTCCATTGTTTTTCCGCGTTCACACTGCGTTCACTGCCAGAAACAGATCGCTTGGTATGACAATATTCCGTTTGTCAGTTATCTTGTCCTTCGGGGGAAATGCCGCTTTTGTAAAAAGCCTATTTCTTTTCGGTATTTTCTGGTGGAATTCATAACGGCAGTTTTTTTCTTAGGGTTTTATCTTTATTTCGGGCTTAACGGACAATTATTTGCGTATCTTGTTTTGGTGTGCGGCCTTATTGTGGCGACCTTTGTTGATTTGGAACATAGGATCATTCCTGATGAAATTAGCGTCGGAGGAATGGTCGTAGGGTTTATTTTAAGCTGCGCTTTGCCGCAATTGCACAATACCAATTCTCATCTTGTGGCTATGGGGCAATCGGCATTAGGGATTCTAGTTGGCGGCGGAACGATCTATGCGATGGGCCTTTTAGGCGATCTTATCTTTAAGAAAGAATCTATGGGTGGGGGAGATGTAAAATTTCTGGCGATGATCGGCGCGTTTTTAGGCTGGAAAATGGCGGTTGCGACATTTTTCATTGCTCCTATTTTTGGAGCTGTGGCCGGAATTATTGTCAAGATCCGCACGAAAGAAAGCGTTATTGCTTACGGGCCGTTTCTGGCTTTAGGAGCACTTATTAGTCTTTTTTGGTCGGGACCGTTAATCGAGTGGTTTTTGAGCGGCTACGGACTTTATTAGTAAGTTATTGTAAATGTTATCTTTGAAAGAGGCGGTTCGCCTCGCCAAAGCCCATGGCGAGGCGAACCGCCTCTTTAATTCTAAAAGCCCATCGCATAACTTCCTATAATAATTGACAGCTTTTGCCTGCAGTGTTACAATCCTCGCCATGAATAAGAATATTGTTTTAGTCGGATTTATGGGCGCAGGTAAATCTGTGACAGCTAAGCAGTTGCAAGAGCTTTCCCAGAGAAGCCTTGTTTCGACCGACGAATTGATCGAAAAAAAGGAAGGCAAGGCGATCAGCCGGATCTTTCAGGAAAACGGTGAAGCCTATTTTCGTGATCTGGAGCGAAAAGTCATCGAAGAGATCTCTCGAAAAGAAAATCTCATTATTGATTGCGGCGGCGGCGTTATTCTCGACCAGGGCAATATCGACAATTTAAAGAAAAACGGTGTTATTTTCTACCTTAAGGTATCACCGGAAATTATTTATGAGCGTATCAAGCACGAAACGCATCGTCCGCTCTTGAAGGTGGACAATCCAAAAATAAAAATTAAAGAGCTGCTAGAGAAAAGACAATCCCGCTACGAACAAGCCGACCAGATAATCGATACTTCCGGAAAGACCATTGATCAGGTTGCCGGCAGCATTTTAAAATTAATTTAGCATGAATGAAGCAGAAGCTTTGATGGCTTTAAATGCGGTTCCCGGATTAGGGAATGCCCGCATTAAGAAATTGATCGACCGTTTTGGCTGTGCCAAAACCGTTTTTTCTTCCTCGGCCAAGGACCTTGGATCTAGCGGTATTGTTTCATCGGAAATAGTCAACTTGATAAAAACCCTCGATGTCGACGACTATTTGAAACAAGAAGCTCAATTGATCAAGCGTTTTGGGACAGAGGTTGTCGCGTTTACGGATGAACAATATCCTAAAAACCTTAAAGAAATTCCCGATTGTCCGGTGCTTTTGTATTGTAAAGGAAATATCTCAAAGCTTGATCATTTGGCCGTTGCCGTTGTCGGCTCTCGAAAAGCATCGATGTATGGACAGGCGACCGCGGAGAAGCTGGGTACAAATTTAGCCGAATTAGGAATAGCGGTTGTTTCGGGGATGGCGCGCGGCATTGATACGTGCGCGCACCGGGGAGCGTTAAAAGCAAAAGGCATAACGGCCGCTGTTTTAGGCTGCGGCTTGTCGCATATTTATCCGCCGGAAAATAAAAAATTATTTGATCAAATTGCCGAGCAAGGAACGGTTATTTCAGAATTCTCGATGGCAACGCCACCTGCGGCTTATCATTTTCCTCAGCGCAATCGGATCATTAGCGGGCTTTCTTTAGGCGTTGTGGTGGTAGAGGCATCCTTTAAAAGCGGAGCGCTTATTACCAGCGATTTTGCTCTAGAACAAGGACGGGAAGTTTTTGCTGTTCCCGGGAAAATTGATAATCCGGCGGCCTTAGGTGTTAATCGCCTCATTCAACAAGGGGCGAAGCTCATTAATGGCGTTGAAGATATCATTGAAGAATTAAAGCCGCATCTTCAGCTTCCCGTTGAAAGAAGTATTCAAAAAGAAGAGGAAAAGACGGTTTTACACGATCCTCTTGACCCAAAACAGGGAGGCGTCTATCGGCTTCTCAATAAGGAACCGGCGCATATCGACACATTGGTTGATAAAACTCAGTTTTCTTTGCCGCAAATATCATCAATTCTGCTACAATTAGAGCTCAAAAAGCTTATTAAACAGTTGCCGGGAAAGTTTTTTGTCCGGATAGAGAAATAATTAAGTCTTCTAGGATTTCTGTCGCACAAAAGGAAAATCATACATGGTAAAAGCACTCGTGATCGTAGAGTCACCCGCGAAAGTTAAGACGATCAATAAGATCTTGGGGAAGAATTTTAAAGTCCTTTCTTCGATGGGGCATTTGGTCGATCTCCCTGCATCTAAACTCGGCGTTGACCTGGAGAATAACTTTAAGCCGCAATTGATCGTTATGCGTAAAAAACAAAAGGTTTTAAAGGATTTGAAGAAAGAAGCGAAAACAAAAAAAGACATTTATATCGCGACAGATCCCGATCGCGAGGGAGAAGCCATCGGCTGGAATATTGCCAATCAACTCGGTGATGAAAAAAATTTCTACCGCATTACCTTCCATGAAATTACCAAAGATGCCGTTTTAAAGGCTTTCAAAACTCCTCGTAAGTTTGACTTAAAGAAAATTGACGCTCAAATCGCTCGTCGGATCTTAGATAGGATCGTGGGCTATCAGTTAAGCCCGCTTTTATGGAAAAAGATCGGCTCACATTTAAGCGCCGGGCGCGTTCAATCGGTGGCGCTGCGCCTTATCGTTGACCGCGAGCGTGAGATCCAGAAATTTATTCCGCAAGAGTATTGGGAGATCGCCGTCGACTTAAAAAAGAAAGGTTATGAAGATATTCTTTGCGCTGATCTGGAAAGAATAAGCGGTGAAAAGATCGATCTGCAGGCAAAACTTCCCACCGATGATGTTGTGGCTCAGATCAAAAAAGAAGATTTTAAGGTCACAAATATCACCAAGCGGGATGTCAAGCGCAGTCCTTCGCCTCCTTTGATCACCAGCACGCTTCAACAAGATGCTTTTAATAAATTAGGATTTAACGCCGCTAAGACGATGATGATCGCCCAAGAACTTTATGAAGGCGTGGAATTAGAGGGGGGCGAGGCTGTCGGTCTTATTACCTATATGAGAACCGATTCCGTCAATATCGCCAAAGAGGCTATTGAAAAAGTCCGCGGTCTTATTGAGAAATCTTACGGCAAAAAATATCTGCCCGAAAAACCTAATGTTTATAAATCAAAGAAATCCGCCCAAGAGGCGCATGAGGCTATTCGTCCATCGGATGTTGACCGCAGCCCCGAAGATATTCAAAAATATCTCTCTGTCGATCAACTTAAGCTTTATCAGTTGATCTGGAAGCGATTTGTGGCTTGCCAAATGACAGACGCGCTTTTTGAAAGCAAAAAAATAGAAATTACCGCCGGAAAATTCCAATTCGGCGCGTCAGGATCAACGCTTAGCTTTGACGGATTTTTAATTTTGGATAAAGAATCGCGCGGCGCGGATAAAGCCATCGATCTATCGCATTACAAAACCGGCGATCTAATGGATCTCGTTGATATTCACCCCAGTCAACATTTCACCAAACCTCCGGCGCACTATTCGGAAGCAACGCTTGTTAAAGCTTTAGAAGAAGACGGCATTGGCCGGCCCAGTACTTATGCGCCCATCATTCAAACACTGGTGTATCGTAATTATGCCAACCGTGACAAGGGGTATTTTAGCGCTACTGAACTCGGAATGATGACTTGCGATCTTCTGGTTCAATATTTTCCAAAGATCATGGATATCGGGTTTACCGCGACGATGGAGGAGCATTTAGATTTAGTGGAAGAAGGAACGCTGGAATACACGAAGCTCCTCAATGAGTTTTATCAACCATTTAAAGAAGAGCTTGAATATGCCATGGGTAAAATTGAGAAAACCCAGACACTTCTTGAGAAAAAATGTCCTCAATGCGATCGGCCGATGGTAGTCAAGTGGGGCCGGCGCGGCAAGTTCTTAAGTTGTTCCGGATTCCCCGAATGTAAATTTGCCCAAGGGTTCGGGATGGGCGTTAAATGCCCGCAGGAAAATTGCGGCGGTGAGCTTATTGAGCGCCGCTCCAAGCGCGGATCGACCTTTTACGGATGCAGTAATTATCCGACATGCAGGTTTATAGCCAATAAACTTCCTCAAGAGCAAAGCGCGCCAGGCGAAAAGCATGAACCGATACCTTGAAAAATTCTTGCCCTATTTGGAAATTGAAAAGAACTATTCCAAGCACACGGTTCTCAATTATAAAATCGACTTAGAAGATTTCTTTAAGGTTGTCGGCGATGTGGCGATCGAGCAGATCGATTACCTTGTTTTGAGAAAATATTTAGCCGCTATCCGTTCTCGCGAGCATAAGCCCCGCACGGTTGCCCGAAAACTTTCCTCGCTGCGCAGTCTGTTCAAATTCCTGCAAAGAGAAGGTTATATTAAAAATAATCCGGCTACGCTTCTCATGACGCCGAAATTAGATAAAAAACTTCCGGTTTTCTTGACGGAAGAAGAAGTATTTAAATTATTGGACGCGCCTTCCGGCGATGATGTGGCGGGGTTGCGTGATCGGGCGATTTTAGAAACACTTTACAGCACCGGAATTCGCGTGAGCGAACTTGTCGGTTTGGATGTGGATGCGGTTGACCTTATTAGCAATATCGCTAAAGTAGCCGGTAAAGGAAAAAAAGAAAGACTGGCTCCTATTGGCAACAAGGCTACTTCGGCTATTCGCGAATATTTAGGAAAAAGAAAGCATAAAAGCAGCGCTCTTTTTTTGAATAAAAACGGAACGCGGCTGACAGATAGAAGTATTCGTAACATCATCAATAAGTATATTCATTTGATAAGCCTACGCGCCAGCCTTTCTCCGCATGCGTTGCGGCATTCCTTCGCGACACATATGCTTAATCGAGGCGCGGATTTGCGTTCGGTCCAAGAGCTTTTAGGGCATGTGAATCTTTCCACAACACAGATCTACACACATATGACAACCGAAAAGATAAAAGGGGTTTACGATAAGGCGCATCCGCGCGCTTAAGTTTTTTAAACGCTATGGTTATTTT comes from the Candidatus Omnitrophota bacterium genome and includes:
- the xerC gene encoding tyrosine recombinase XerC, which produces MNRYLEKFLPYLEIEKNYSKHTVLNYKIDLEDFFKVVGDVAIEQIDYLVLRKYLAAIRSREHKPRTVARKLSSLRSLFKFLQREGYIKNNPATLLMTPKLDKKLPVFLTEEEVFKLLDAPSGDDVAGLRDRAILETLYSTGIRVSELVGLDVDAVDLISNIAKVAGKGKKERLAPIGNKATSAIREYLGKRKHKSSALFLNKNGTRLTDRSIRNIINKYIHLISLRASLSPHALRHSFATHMLNRGADLRSVQELLGHVNLSTTQIYTHMTTEKIKGVYDKAHPRA
- a CDS encoding prepilin peptidase, producing the protein MIETIWPLFMFILGSMIGSFLNVCIVRMPQERSIVFPRSHCVHCQKQIAWYDNIPFVSYLVLRGKCRFCKKPISFRYFLVEFITAVFFLGFYLYFGLNGQLFAYLVLVCGLIVATFVDLEHRIIPDEISVGGMVVGFILSCALPQLHNTNSHLVAMGQSALGILVGGGTIYAMGLLGDLIFKKESMGGGDVKFLAMIGAFLGWKMAVATFFIAPIFGAVAGIIVKIRTKESVIAYGPFLALGALISLFWSGPLIEWFLSGYGLY
- the dprA gene encoding DNA-processing protein DprA, with product MNEAEALMALNAVPGLGNARIKKLIDRFGCAKTVFSSSAKDLGSSGIVSSEIVNLIKTLDVDDYLKQEAQLIKRFGTEVVAFTDEQYPKNLKEIPDCPVLLYCKGNISKLDHLAVAVVGSRKASMYGQATAEKLGTNLAELGIAVVSGMARGIDTCAHRGALKAKGITAAVLGCGLSHIYPPENKKLFDQIAEQGTVISEFSMATPPAAYHFPQRNRIISGLSLGVVVVEASFKSGALITSDFALEQGREVFAVPGKIDNPAALGVNRLIQQGAKLINGVEDIIEELKPHLQLPVERSIQKEEEKTVLHDPLDPKQGGVYRLLNKEPAHIDTLVDKTQFSLPQISSILLQLELKKLIKQLPGKFFVRIEK
- a CDS encoding shikimate kinase, coding for MNKNIVLVGFMGAGKSVTAKQLQELSQRSLVSTDELIEKKEGKAISRIFQENGEAYFRDLERKVIEEISRKENLIIDCGGGVILDQGNIDNLKKNGVIFYLKVSPEIIYERIKHETHRPLLKVDNPKIKIKELLEKRQSRYEQADQIIDTSGKTIDQVAGSILKLI
- the topA gene encoding type I DNA topoisomerase, whose translation is MVKALVIVESPAKVKTINKILGKNFKVLSSMGHLVDLPASKLGVDLENNFKPQLIVMRKKQKVLKDLKKEAKTKKDIYIATDPDREGEAIGWNIANQLGDEKNFYRITFHEITKDAVLKAFKTPRKFDLKKIDAQIARRILDRIVGYQLSPLLWKKIGSHLSAGRVQSVALRLIVDREREIQKFIPQEYWEIAVDLKKKGYEDILCADLERISGEKIDLQAKLPTDDVVAQIKKEDFKVTNITKRDVKRSPSPPLITSTLQQDAFNKLGFNAAKTMMIAQELYEGVELEGGEAVGLITYMRTDSVNIAKEAIEKVRGLIEKSYGKKYLPEKPNVYKSKKSAQEAHEAIRPSDVDRSPEDIQKYLSVDQLKLYQLIWKRFVACQMTDALFESKKIEITAGKFQFGASGSTLSFDGFLILDKESRGADKAIDLSHYKTGDLMDLVDIHPSQHFTKPPAHYSEATLVKALEEDGIGRPSTYAPIIQTLVYRNYANRDKGYFSATELGMMTCDLLVQYFPKIMDIGFTATMEEHLDLVEEGTLEYTKLLNEFYQPFKEELEYAMGKIEKTQTLLEKKCPQCDRPMVVKWGRRGKFLSCSGFPECKFAQGFGMGVKCPQENCGGELIERRSKRGSTFYGCSNYPTCRFIANKLPQEQSAPGEKHEPIP